Proteins from a genomic interval of Tolypothrix sp. NIES-4075:
- the glpX gene encoding class II fructose-bisphosphatase, with protein sequence MENTLGLEIIEVVEQAAIASARWMGKGEKNTADQVAVEAMRERMNKIYMRGRIVIGEGERDDAPMLYIGEEVGICSREDAKDFCNPDELVEIDIAVDPCEGTNLVAYGQPGSMAVLAISQKGGLFAAPDFYMKKLAAPPAAKGKVDINKSATENLKILSECLDRSIEELVVVVMKRERHNDLIKEIREAGARVQLISDGDVGAAVSCGFAGTNIHCLMGIGAAPEGVISAAAMRAMGGHFQGQLIYDPEVVKTGLIGESKQANIERMNSMGITDLDKVYDAHELASGETVLFAACGITSGNLMQGVRFFHGGARTQSLVISSQSKTARFVDTIHMSGESKVVQLH encoded by the coding sequence GTGGAAAATACACTTGGTTTAGAAATTATTGAAGTTGTTGAACAAGCGGCGATCGCCTCCGCACGTTGGATGGGCAAGGGCGAAAAAAACACCGCTGACCAAGTGGCTGTAGAAGCCATGCGGGAAAGAATGAACAAGATTTACATGCGCGGTCGCATCGTTATCGGCGAAGGCGAACGCGATGATGCCCCTATGCTGTATATCGGAGAAGAAGTAGGTATCTGCTCTCGTGAAGATGCCAAAGACTTCTGTAACCCAGATGAATTAGTGGAAATTGATATCGCCGTTGACCCCTGCGAAGGTACTAACTTGGTAGCTTACGGACAACCTGGTTCGATGGCTGTTTTGGCAATTTCCCAAAAAGGTGGATTATTTGCTGCACCTGACTTCTACATGAAGAAACTAGCAGCACCTCCAGCCGCTAAGGGCAAGGTAGACATCAACAAGTCAGCAACGGAAAACCTGAAGATTCTCTCCGAGTGTCTAGACCGCTCTATTGAAGAACTTGTGGTAGTAGTCATGAAGCGCGAACGCCACAACGATTTGATTAAAGAAATCCGCGAAGCCGGCGCGAGAGTGCAACTAATTTCCGATGGTGACGTGGGTGCAGCCGTATCCTGTGGTTTTGCCGGCACTAACATTCATTGTCTAATGGGTATTGGCGCGGCTCCTGAAGGTGTAATATCCGCCGCTGCAATGCGGGCTATGGGTGGACACTTTCAAGGTCAATTGATCTACGATCCAGAAGTAGTGAAAACAGGTTTGATTGGTGAAAGCAAACAAGCCAACATTGAGCGGATGAATTCTATGGGTATCACTGACCTCGATAAGGTCTACGATGCTCATGAACTGGCATCCGGTGAAACTGTGCTGTTCGCTGCTTGCGGTATCACAAGTGGTAACTTAATGCAAGGTGTTCGCTTCTTCCACGGCGGGGCAAGAACTCAAAGTCTAGTTATTTCCAGCCAGTCAAAAACTGCTCGTTTTGTGGATACGATTCACATGTCTGGCGAGTCTAAGGTTGTGCAACTGCACTAG
- a CDS encoding Uma2 family endonuclease, producing the protein MVQTPAKKETETLLIELPKSIGLLVTQEQFAALAAANRDLRLERTAQGELIVNPPTGWETGRRNRSLTGQLDRWYEEHVDLGEAFDSSTGFILPNGATRSPDASWVSGERWQALTAEQKGTFANICPDFVVELRSSSDRLGSLQAKMREYIDNGAVLGWLIDPQQRRVEIYRPGLAVEVLENPTELSGEAVLPGFVLNLRRVWD; encoded by the coding sequence ATGGTACAGACACCCGCCAAAAAAGAAACCGAAACCCTATTGATTGAGTTGCCCAAGTCGATTGGGCTTTTAGTCACCCAGGAACAGTTTGCAGCCCTAGCAGCAGCCAACCGAGACTTGAGACTCGAAAGAACCGCACAAGGAGAGTTAATTGTGAACCCACCAACAGGCTGGGAAACTGGGAGACGCAACCGCAGCCTCACCGGACAACTTGATCGCTGGTACGAAGAACACGTTGATTTGGGTGAAGCCTTTGACTCTTCGACTGGCTTCATTTTACCTAATGGTGCGACTCGCTCTCCCGATGCCTCTTGGGTGAGTGGAGAACGTTGGCAGGCACTGACTGCGGAACAAAAAGGAACGTTTGCTAATATCTGCCCGGATTTTGTTGTAGAGTTACGCTCTAGCTCAGATCGGCTTGGGTCTTTGCAAGCTAAGATGAGGGAGTACATTGACAATGGCGCTGTGCTGGGCTGGTTAATCGATCCGCAGCAGCGACGGGTAGAAATTTATCGACCGGGATTAGCAGTGGAAGTGTTGGAAAATCCGACTGAGTTGTCCGGTGAAGCGGTGTTACCGGGTTTTGTGTTGAATTTGCGTCGGGTGTGGGATTAA
- a CDS encoding SAM-dependent methyltransferase has product MGLKLEKVVPWGRSMTEYVRMFHLKGSDLNLKIIDCAGGPASFNAEMNSQGYQVVSCDPIYQFSVSEIAKRIQQTYSLIMNGIENNQHNYLWIEIESPAKLGEIRMAAMHQFLEDFPTGLEEKRYLTDGLPVLPFQANQFELALCSHFLFTYSDQFSAEFHIEAIAEMCRVAKEARIFPLLNISGEPSPLLHPVLSGLQQQGYVVEIKQVPYEFQRGGNLLLRVCQAKRD; this is encoded by the coding sequence GTGGGTTTAAAACTTGAAAAAGTCGTCCCTTGGGGACGTTCGATGACGGAATATGTCAGAATGTTTCACCTGAAAGGTTCTGACCTCAACTTAAAAATTATTGATTGTGCTGGAGGTCCTGCCAGCTTCAACGCCGAAATGAATAGTCAAGGATATCAAGTAGTTTCTTGCGATCCAATTTATCAGTTCTCCGTCAGCGAGATTGCCAAACGCATTCAACAGACCTATTCGTTGATTATGAATGGAATTGAGAACAATCAACACAACTACCTTTGGATAGAAATTGAATCTCCGGCAAAGTTAGGCGAGATTCGCATGGCAGCAATGCATCAGTTTTTAGAAGATTTTCCCACAGGATTAGAGGAGAAACGCTATTTAACCGATGGTTTGCCTGTGCTACCATTTCAGGCAAATCAGTTTGAATTGGCGTTGTGTTCTCATTTTTTGTTTACCTATTCTGACCAATTTTCCGCAGAATTTCATATAGAGGCGATCGCCGAAATGTGTCGAGTCGCCAAAGAAGCCAGAATTTTTCCTCTATTAAACATCTCCGGAGAACCCTCCCCCCTACTACATCCAGTACTGAGCGGATTACAACAGCAGGGATATGTAGTTGAAATCAAGCAAGTACCTTATGAATTTCAACGTGGTGGAAATCTACTTTTGCGCGTTTGTCAAGCAAAACGCGATTAA
- a CDS encoding sugar phosphate nucleotidyltransferase codes for MNNSDRLKKPQIIGLLPAGGHATRISPLPLSKELYPIGFRSVGDEFNLRPKVVCHYLLEKMQLAGIDKAYFILRSGKWDIPAYFGDGEMLSMNLGYLIMNLPFGVPFTLDQAYPFVGDALVALGFPDILFQPEDAFTLIIARQQASDADVVLGLFPTDKPQKAGMVDFDDTGRVRLIIEKPPQSNLQYMWGIAVWKSTFTEFLHQYLIALKANSNLSELPEIPIGNVIQAAIEKGFHVEAEAFPDGTYLDIGTPDDLVRAVRQFTAYNNNLS; via the coding sequence ATGAATAATAGCGATCGCCTAAAAAAGCCCCAAATCATTGGATTGTTACCGGCAGGTGGACACGCAACCCGGATTTCACCTTTACCGTTAAGTAAAGAATTATATCCAATTGGCTTTCGGTCTGTAGGTGATGAATTTAACTTACGACCAAAAGTAGTTTGTCACTATCTGCTAGAAAAAATGCAACTCGCAGGAATTGATAAAGCTTATTTTATATTGCGATCGGGTAAATGGGACATTCCCGCCTATTTTGGCGATGGTGAGATGCTTTCGATGAATTTGGGCTATTTAATTATGAATTTGCCTTTTGGTGTCCCCTTCACTTTAGATCAGGCTTATCCGTTTGTCGGTGATGCGTTGGTAGCTTTGGGTTTTCCTGATATTCTTTTTCAGCCGGAAGATGCTTTTACATTAATTATTGCACGCCAACAGGCAAGTGATGCCGATGTGGTTTTGGGATTATTCCCCACAGATAAACCGCAGAAAGCTGGTATGGTTGACTTCGATGATACAGGTAGAGTCCGTTTAATTATCGAAAAACCTCCGCAGTCAAATTTGCAGTATATGTGGGGTATTGCTGTTTGGAAATCGACTTTTACAGAGTTTTTGCATCAATATTTGATTGCTCTCAAGGCTAATAGCAACTTATCAGAGTTACCAGAAATACCTATTGGCAATGTAATTCAGGCTGCTATAGAAAAAGGTTTTCACGTAGAAGCCGAAGCATTTCCCGATGGTACTTATTTGGATATTGGCACACCTGATGATTTAGTGCGAGCAGTGCGCCAATTTACGGCTTATAACAATAATTTATCGTAG
- a CDS encoding UPF0182 family protein, giving the protein MKRTFRVFVLLLGLWLLFDLASHLAAEILWFDEVGYLQVFWLRLLTQLGLCAIAFFTSAGFLLFNLAIANREGDRETGGQRDRETRETREKRGQGGNSFPPSPPLPIPPSPHLPPRLSLHFLLPVVLGLSALVGLILIYYCQETLNFWHFLEKSLLSSFYSKLGTQNSALILLLGLTIAILSNYQFCLSAIALLISLLFGFLLSARWDKFLQCLHSTSFQQTEPLFHKDINFYVFSLPIWDLLASWLLGLLLYSTASVALVYLLSGNSLSEGRFKGFSVSQRLHLNALTSLVMLAIAFHYYLQRYHLLYSTDSVNYGASYTAVEIQLPIYTWLSFLAVAIAIYLLLRVIILSKAKKTSLKSVPYPRQLIYALGIYLIIAAISGKILPSAVQRFIVQPNELARERPYIQRTIEHTRQAFNLNKIEAETFDPKGELTAGILQENNQTIRNIRLWDTRPLLQTNRQLQQIRPYYKFPGADIDRYTLKKEGGRGRGGQGGQGGAGKLNAQALTEKQQTIIAARELDYTAVPQQAQTWVNKHLVYTHGYGFTLSPVNTVVSGGLPDYYVKDIGVDRGKGSLQISNEAIRASIPIGEPRIYYGENTNTYVMTGTTNRELDYPSGSENVYNVYDGRGGIAIGARWRRLLFAEYLKDWQMLLARNFHSGTKLLFRRNILERVRAIAPFLRYDSDPYLVAADAGGTNSKSEKTYLYWILDAYTTSDRYPYSDPGKNKFNYIRNSVKVVIDAYNGNVNFYIADPQDPIIKTLAAIFPNLLKPLDVMPDALKSHIRYPVDLFSIQSERLLAYHMIDAQVFYNREDLWQIPTEIYGSEPRPVEPYYLIMKLPTAATEEFILLLPFTPTQRPNLIAWLAARSDQQEYGKLLLYEFPKQQLIYGQEQIEALINQDPVISQQISLWNRAGSRVIQGNLLVIPIEQSLLYVEPLYLEAEQNSLPTLVRVIVVYQNRIVMAETLQKAIDAVFQSKTPNTPAIVRPVE; this is encoded by the coding sequence ATGAAACGTACTTTTAGAGTATTTGTACTGCTGCTGGGTTTGTGGCTGTTATTTGATTTAGCCTCACACCTGGCAGCAGAAATTCTCTGGTTTGATGAAGTTGGATATTTACAAGTATTTTGGTTGCGCTTGTTGACCCAACTGGGGTTATGCGCGATCGCTTTTTTCACTTCAGCAGGTTTTTTGCTGTTTAACTTGGCTATAGCCAATCGAGAGGGGGACAGGGAGACAGGGGGACAGAGGGACAGGGAGACAAGGGAGACAAGGGAGAAAAGGGGACAAGGGGGCAATTCTTTCCCCCCATCCCCCCCTCTCCCCATCCCCCCCTCTCCCCATCTCCCTCCAAGACTGAGTTTGCATTTCCTCCTACCGGTGGTGTTAGGACTGAGTGCGCTGGTAGGATTGATTTTGATTTACTATTGTCAGGAAACCCTGAACTTTTGGCATTTTTTAGAAAAATCTCTACTGAGTTCTTTTTACTCAAAACTCGGCACTCAAAACTCAGCACTGATATTGCTGCTGGGGTTAACAATTGCGATTTTGAGTAATTACCAGTTTTGCTTAAGTGCGATCGCCTTACTCATCAGTTTACTTTTCGGTTTTCTGCTTTCGGCACGCTGGGATAAATTTTTACAGTGTTTGCATAGCACTAGTTTTCAACAAACTGAGCCATTATTTCACAAAGATATTAACTTTTATGTCTTCTCTCTACCTATTTGGGACTTGTTAGCATCTTGGCTATTGGGACTACTTTTATATAGCACAGCATCAGTAGCATTAGTTTATTTGCTATCGGGCAACAGTTTGAGTGAAGGTAGATTTAAAGGCTTTTCTGTATCGCAGCGACTGCATTTAAACGCTTTAACTAGCTTAGTGATGTTAGCGATCGCTTTTCATTATTACTTGCAGCGCTACCACCTTTTATATTCTACTGATAGTGTAAACTACGGCGCTAGTTACACCGCTGTCGAAATACAGTTACCAATTTACACCTGGTTGAGTTTTTTAGCAGTGGCGATCGCGATTTACCTGCTATTGCGAGTAATAATTTTGTCCAAAGCGAAAAAAACCAGCTTAAAATCGGTTCCTTACCCGCGTCAACTAATTTACGCTTTAGGAATTTATTTAATAATAGCGGCAATTTCTGGTAAAATATTACCTTCGGCAGTTCAACGCTTCATCGTTCAACCGAATGAACTCGCCCGCGAACGTCCATACATTCAGCGCACGATTGAACATACGCGACAGGCATTTAATTTAAATAAGATTGAAGCGGAAACCTTCGATCCTAAAGGTGAACTAACAGCGGGGATTTTGCAAGAAAATAACCAGACGATTCGCAATATTCGTTTGTGGGATACACGTCCATTGCTACAAACCAACCGCCAATTACAACAAATCCGACCTTATTACAAGTTCCCAGGTGCTGATATTGACCGCTATACCCTGAAGAAGGAGGGGGGGAGGGGGAGAGGGGGACAAGGGGGACAAGGGGGAGCTGGAAAGCTGAATGCTCAGGCTTTGACTGAGAAGCAACAGACGATTATTGCGGCGCGGGAACTAGATTATACGGCGGTTCCGCAGCAAGCGCAGACTTGGGTAAACAAACATTTAGTTTATACTCACGGTTACGGTTTTACACTTAGTCCGGTGAATACTGTAGTTTCTGGCGGCTTACCCGATTATTACGTTAAGGATATTGGAGTTGATAGGGGTAAAGGTTCTTTGCAGATATCAAATGAAGCAATTCGGGCAAGTATCCCGATTGGGGAACCGCGAATTTATTATGGTGAAAATACTAACACTTATGTAATGACAGGGACAACCAACCGAGAGTTGGACTATCCCAGCGGCAGCGAGAATGTGTATAACGTGTATGATGGACGCGGTGGAATAGCGATTGGTGCTAGGTGGCGACGGTTATTGTTTGCTGAGTATCTCAAAGATTGGCAAATGCTGCTGGCGCGAAATTTTCACTCTGGAACGAAGTTGTTATTTCGGCGCAATATTTTAGAAAGAGTTCGGGCGATCGCTCCTTTTTTACGTTACGATAGCGATCCTTATTTAGTTGCTGCCGATGCGGGTGGAACTAATAGCAAAAGCGAAAAAACTTATCTTTACTGGATTTTGGATGCTTACACTACAAGCGATCGCTATCCTTATTCTGACCCAGGAAAAAATAAATTTAACTACATCCGCAACTCTGTAAAAGTCGTCATTGATGCCTACAATGGCAATGTTAATTTCTACATTGCCGATCCACAAGACCCAATTATCAAAACTTTAGCGGCTATTTTTCCCAACCTGTTAAAACCTCTGGATGTGATGCCAGATGCTCTCAAAAGTCATATCCGCTATCCGGTGGATTTGTTCAGCATTCAATCTGAACGGTTGTTAGCTTATCACATGATCGATGCACAGGTATTTTACAACCGCGAAGATTTGTGGCAGATACCCACCGAGATTTATGGAAGCGAACCGCGTCCGGTGGAGCCTTATTATCTAATAATGAAGCTGCCAACCGCTGCCACAGAAGAGTTTATTTTGCTGCTTCCTTTTACACCAACTCAACGCCCTAACTTAATCGCTTGGTTAGCTGCACGTTCCGATCAACAAGAATACGGTAAACTGCTGCTTTATGAGTTTCCCAAACAGCAACTTATTTACGGACAGGAACAAATAGAAGCTTTGATTAACCAAGATCCGGTGATTTCTCAGCAGATTTCTTTGTGGAATCGCGCCGGTTCGCGAGTGATTCAGGGTAATTTGTTAGTAATTCCAATTGAACAATCTCTTCTGTATGTTGAACCTCTGTATTTAGAAGCCGAACAAAATAGCCTGCCAACTTTAGTCAGGGTAATTGTAGTTTACCAAAACCGCATCGTCATGGCAGAAACTTTACAAAAGGCAATAGATGCCGTTTTCCAGTCGAAGACTCCAAATACACCTGCGATCGTCCGTCCCGTGGAGTAA
- a CDS encoding glutamyl-tRNA reductase, whose product MHIAVVGLSHKTAPVEVREKLSIPEPQTESAIAHLASYPHIQEVAILSTCNRLEIYIVTPETEQGIREVTQFLSEYSKLPAASLRQHLFMLLHQDAVMHLMRVSAGLDSLVLGEGQILAQVKHTHKLGQQYNGIKTILNRLFKQALTAGKRVRTETSIGTGAVSISSAAVELAQMKVQNLAACRVAILGAGKMSRLLVQHLISKGAAKICILNRSIERAAELARQYPEQNIQTHPMSAMITVIAESDLVFTSTSATEPILDRAKLEMVLAPNQPLMLFDISVPRNVHADVNEVENVQAFNVDDLKAVVAQNYESRRKMAQEAEVLLDEEVEAFDIWWRSLETVTTISCLRNKIETIREQELEKALSRLGSEFGDKHQEIIEALTRGIVNKILHDPMVQLRAQQDVDARHRCMQTLQMLFNLDAGEQFS is encoded by the coding sequence ATGCATATAGCAGTGGTGGGGTTAAGCCATAAAACAGCCCCAGTAGAAGTCCGGGAAAAGCTGAGTATTCCAGAACCACAAACTGAAAGTGCGATCGCTCACTTAGCTAGTTATCCTCATATTCAAGAAGTCGCAATCCTCAGCACTTGTAACCGTCTGGAAATTTACATCGTTACTCCAGAAACTGAACAGGGTATTCGAGAAGTTACTCAGTTTCTTTCTGAATACAGCAAGTTGCCTGCTGCATCTTTGCGACAACACCTGTTTATGTTGCTGCATCAAGATGCGGTAATGCATCTGATGCGGGTGTCAGCAGGTTTAGATAGTCTGGTGCTGGGAGAAGGGCAAATTCTGGCTCAGGTGAAGCATACTCACAAACTGGGACAGCAATACAACGGTATTAAAACCATTTTGAATCGATTATTTAAACAAGCGCTAACGGCTGGTAAGCGGGTTCGGACTGAAACTAGTATTGGTACTGGTGCAGTCTCTATTAGTTCGGCAGCTGTAGAACTGGCGCAAATGAAGGTACAAAATTTAGCGGCTTGTCGAGTAGCAATTCTCGGTGCTGGGAAAATGTCGCGGTTACTTGTGCAACACTTAATATCGAAAGGTGCTGCGAAAATTTGCATTTTAAATCGCTCTATCGAACGTGCCGCAGAACTGGCACGGCAGTATCCCGAACAAAATATTCAAACTCATCCAATGTCGGCAATGATAACAGTAATTGCCGAGAGTGATTTAGTGTTTACAAGTACTTCTGCAACAGAGCCGATACTTGACCGCGCTAAATTAGAAATGGTTTTAGCACCGAACCAGCCTTTAATGTTATTTGATATTTCCGTGCCTCGTAACGTCCATGCGGACGTGAATGAGGTGGAAAACGTACAAGCGTTCAATGTGGATGATTTGAAGGCGGTGGTGGCGCAAAACTACGAAAGCCGTCGCAAGATGGCGCAGGAGGCGGAGGTTTTACTAGACGAAGAAGTGGAAGCCTTTGATATTTGGTGGCGCAGTTTAGAAACTGTCACAACAATCAGCTGTCTGCGGAATAAAATCGAAACCATTCGCGAACAAGAATTAGAAAAAGCTTTATCACGATTGGGTTCAGAATTCGGCGACAAACATCAGGAAATCATCGAGGCTCTAACACGAGGAATTGTTAATAAAATTTTACACGACCCGATGGTGCAGTTACGCGCTCAACAAGATGTTGATGCGAGACACCGTTGTATGCAAACTCTGCAAATGTTGTTTAATTTAGATGCAGGTGAGCAGTTTAGTTAA